From the Pomacea canaliculata isolate SZHN2017 linkage group LG4, ASM307304v1, whole genome shotgun sequence genome, one window contains:
- the LOC112562744 gene encoding cdc42 homolog — protein sequence MVGKTCLTLSFTEEIFTDNYTATVFENYPVPLIVGGEEFVISLFDTAGQSDYETLRAYTYKESEVLVLCFSVCDRESFYSVVNSWVPEIKRHTKKKRPVLLVGTQIDLRQGAQHEVTTEEGADLAKIIGADCYIECSARSRVGLKQVFEHVVFSALKCRKKKSTIFSRFFGR from the exons ATGGTTGGCAAAACTTGTCTTACCCTCAGCTTCACCGAGGAAATCTTCACTGACAACTACACAGCCACAGTCTTCGAAAACTATCCAG TGCCTTTGATAGTTGGAGGCGAGGAGTTTGTAATCAGTCTCTTCGATACTGCTGGACAG AGTGACTACGAGACGCTGCGAGCCTACACGTACAAGGAGAGCGAGGTGCTGGTGCTGTGCTTCTCGGTGTGTGACCGCGAGTCGTTCTACAGCGTGGTCAACTCCTGGGTGCCAGAAATCAAGCGCCACACCAAGAAGAAGCGGCCGGTGCTGCTGGTGGGCACGCAGATCGACCTGCGTCAGGGCGCGCAGCACGAGGTGACGACGGAGGAGGGCGCCGACCTGGCCAAGATCATCGGAGCCGACTGCTACATCGAGTGCTCGGCGCGCAGCCGGGTGGGACTCAAACAGGTCTTCGAGCACGTCGTCTTCTCCGCCCTCAAGTGCCGCAAGAAGAAGTCCACCATCTTCAGTCGCTTCTTTGGCCGATGA